AACGAAAGTGACGTGTCAAAAATTAAATGTGCCATCAATACCGACTTCAAAGTGCCCAATTCCACAAAAGAACGCGCCATTTACATCAACTACCCAGTGTCCAATTCAACAAAAGAACGCGCCATTTACATCAACTTTACAGTGTCCAATTCCACAACCTATTGCGTCACTTACATCAACTTCACAGTGTCCAATTCCACAAACGAACGTGCCATTTACAAGCATGTCACCAATATCAAGTAGAGCGTGTCCAACCTCACACACGTCCACGTCATTGACAACATCTACAACGTGTTCATTGCTACAAACGAACGTATCATGGACGACATCAACCAAAACGAATGGGGCAAAAATACCGTTATTTGGGACAAGCGACCCTTTGCTTTCCAGGTCGGGTGCACATCAGTCGATTCTACCAACGATTACATCTGATATATCTTTACATGAGCAGGCTCAAAAAACATTCACCGATGGGTCCATGTTGGACCAGGATTCCTCTTGGAGACCTAGCCAGGGGTACTGTGATACAGTCGATAATCTATTTCCATTACCTGATCCTTTCTAACTAAATTTAGGCAGACTGATTGTGTTCCTACCTTGTTATCCCCTATTAGAAAAAAAAGGGAGAGTGACTCTTAATCCCTATGTGTAAATGACTTCCAAGAAGCTTTTACGATGGATTTATCCTCAAAAGGATGTTTTTGCGTAATTTGGACTACTGGCTAGCAATTACGACAAAGATCACTATTATTCCTGTAATTCAGGATTGTTTTCACTtacttgtgtatatttagtGTATTATTAACCATATTGATGCTTTGTTTTTcctaatcaaaatatatattgatactaaaattataaaaacaaaaaacaaaaacaaaaacaaaacaaaacaaaaaaattaaaaaaaaataataattaaaaaaaaaatataaaaaaaaaaaaaaaaaacacaaaagagAAAAAAGTACTTTAGaaagattttataaacaaaaatacgattacaaagtaatatattatcttatcaatttatataaatgtgtgtaaTTCCTCATACCCATATTTATGAATTTTGTGCTATGTATGACCATTATTTTTAGAATGTATTGTTCAAATGTTGCTTATGTCTGAAAATCACTTAAATAATCTGTCCATATAGAAAAAATGTAGAAAGTCAATTAACGTAGAAAATCTGTCCATGTAAAAAATCGTTTGAAAATGTAGAAAGTCAATGACTATTGAAAAATTTAAGTAGAATCTACCAAAGAATACACAATTAGCAGTTTGGGAAAAATTATTTTACTTAAACCTAAACAAAAGTGTACATTTCGGATGTTTGTAGATTTGAATGAGAATAGTATGTTCATATCACTAATTCATTAAAACTCTTTTTTAAAATGAcaattgaatttaaaataatttgtaacAAAGGCTGATTTATATTGATGAAGTTCTAGTACAAAACGAAAACTAAGATACACTTTTTACGAGGGGACATCACGGTCAGTCACGTAGATATTTACGAAATAATGACAATGTCATCTTTAAAGGAAATGATTCTTCAAAAATACTTAATACAGTTTATATTGTAGCTTTTGGCATTCAAAGAAGAGCAATGccattaataaaaaataattgactGTTTAATTATCTCTCCAGAACCAGCAGGCCAATAATCTTCGAAATTAAGGAAACGCGATGTTTAGATGCCTTCAATATCAGCTGCATTTAAAATGAACACTTTACCTTATTTGCATCAGCCAGTCCGTCCGTCAGTCCGTGCGTCCGTCTGTCCGCTCGTCAGTCCCTCCGTTCGTCAGTATACCTGATTTGTCTCTGTCTATGCGTAAAACCTTGTTTGGTTTAGCTCATGGACTTGTTTTCTTTTCTCCTTTTAACATGAATTAAAGCCCGGTTGAAAGTATCAATATGAAGTCGTTTGGATACGTATTAAGTAATTCCTCAGTGATTAATTTCCTTTTCAATACTCATTGCCAAAATCAAATTTGGTTGTGGCCACTGAAATGATTTGTTTA
This genomic stretch from Pecten maximus chromosome 13, xPecMax1.1, whole genome shotgun sequence harbors:
- the LOC117340329 gene encoding flocculation protein FLO11-like isoform X2, whose product is MAAGVSASAVDSALRKLICFNVGMLCNHTSSDNGNNKECENGQLPDFLRHLKTFSSMKSLDAESALAVAKECLEQEAKATANATSNQGQQNSRKRPTSSSKAPKKTKRTKVTCQKLNVPSIPTSKCPIPQKNAPFTSTTQCPIQQKNAPFTSTLQCPIPQPIASLTSTSQCPIPQTNVPFTSMSPISSRACPTSHTSTSLTTSTTCSLLQTNVSWTTSTKTNGAKIPLFGTSDPLLSRSGAHQSILPTITSDISLHEQAQKTFTDGSMLDQDSSWRPSQGYCDTVDNLFPLPDPF